From the Chloroflexus aurantiacus J-10-fl genome, one window contains:
- a CDS encoding DUF5696 domain-containing protein, whose protein sequence is MDKIINILIVVTLFMTCQPVAQAAGWQRVVPDGYERVATNTGFELYLNRETLAFKVLDRRSGYLWSSNLDEVTPEDRLNRSWTAFARSGISIEYMDSRANTRRASITNAAHELDITLINNGFRGQLTFTEPAITLTVQVTLTADGVQIEVPASGIVEGGSFRLAQLHLYPFFGATRAAQTRGYMLIPDGSGSLITFAEQTNARTMFYGRYYGADLGMRGSFPNNPNSRPPYLLSAPVFGMVHGEGQHAFLSILEHGSAYAELQAHPAGIITQFNFLYNLFIYNESYFQPTNRAGSGVTVIQPQTNTFDIVQHYHFLTGREADYVGLARAYQRFLVDRGVLRAMPATQRDLPLRIEFLGAERERVLFWQRAIPMTTIAHMEEILASLPTQRVEATCYGWQPLGATAPQPLTLRIEGALGSRNDLIALAQTITDRGGHLNLYLDPQAGIVDESGYTRNEVAMAINKAMLQGNHRGMQQLYLNLPAVERRITALKTATRDYNLGLALDGIGFRLYSDFRNETRRNREAMIQAYQELLAENGPFALYRPNAYLWHATRAYYDMPLGDSGYIYTSTSVPFLPIVLAGYIPYYGPALNFSANVEEDLLRHADYGAYPSFFLTHEPTAAMLKTNSNWLYTSAYAQWRDEIEKAYTWLAKLLGPVQGSSIVARSAPFPGVSITDYANGKRIIVNYTTRQITLAGTTIPPRDAVLIERP, encoded by the coding sequence GTGGATAAGATTATCAATATTCTCATTGTTGTAACACTATTTATGACGTGTCAGCCGGTTGCACAAGCCGCAGGCTGGCAACGTGTGGTTCCTGACGGCTATGAACGAGTAGCGACCAACACCGGTTTCGAGCTGTATCTCAACCGTGAAACGCTGGCGTTTAAGGTGCTTGACCGGCGCAGCGGTTACCTCTGGTCATCGAATCTGGACGAGGTCACGCCCGAAGATCGCCTCAATCGAAGCTGGACGGCCTTTGCCCGGAGTGGGATCAGCATTGAGTATATGGATAGCCGCGCCAATACGCGCCGGGCTTCGATCACAAATGCCGCCCATGAACTGGACATCACGCTGATCAATAACGGCTTCAGGGGACAATTGACCTTTACTGAACCGGCGATCACACTCACCGTACAGGTCACACTCACAGCAGATGGGGTACAGATTGAGGTGCCGGCAAGTGGCATTGTTGAAGGCGGATCATTTCGGCTGGCGCAGCTACACCTCTACCCCTTCTTCGGTGCCACTCGCGCTGCCCAGACCCGTGGCTACATGCTGATCCCTGATGGAAGCGGTAGCCTGATCACCTTTGCCGAACAGACCAACGCCCGCACCATGTTTTACGGTCGCTACTACGGTGCCGATCTGGGGATGCGCGGATCATTCCCCAACAACCCCAATAGCCGTCCGCCATACCTGCTCTCGGCTCCGGTGTTCGGTATGGTGCATGGCGAGGGTCAGCATGCGTTCCTGAGTATTCTTGAACACGGATCGGCCTACGCCGAATTACAGGCCCATCCGGCGGGGATCATCACCCAATTCAATTTTCTCTACAACCTCTTCATCTACAACGAGAGCTACTTTCAGCCGACCAACCGCGCCGGTAGCGGCGTCACCGTGATTCAACCGCAAACCAATACCTTCGACATTGTCCAGCACTACCACTTTCTGACCGGGCGCGAAGCCGACTATGTCGGACTGGCACGAGCCTATCAGCGCTTCCTCGTTGACCGGGGTGTCTTGCGGGCAATGCCTGCAACGCAGCGTGATCTGCCACTGCGGATCGAATTTTTAGGTGCTGAGCGTGAGCGTGTTCTCTTCTGGCAACGCGCCATTCCCATGACAACGATTGCCCACATGGAGGAGATACTGGCGAGCTTGCCAACGCAACGGGTTGAAGCGACCTGCTACGGCTGGCAACCATTAGGCGCAACCGCACCACAACCGCTGACCCTCCGTATCGAAGGCGCCCTGGGGAGTCGAAATGATCTGATTGCCCTGGCCCAAACCATCACTGACCGGGGAGGGCACCTCAACCTGTACCTTGATCCACAAGCCGGTATTGTTGACGAGAGCGGCTACACTCGCAACGAGGTAGCAATGGCAATCAACAAAGCAATGCTCCAGGGCAACCATCGCGGGATGCAGCAACTCTACCTCAACCTGCCCGCAGTCGAACGACGCATCACCGCGCTGAAAACGGCAACGCGGGATTATAACCTGGGCCTGGCACTTGATGGGATTGGGTTTCGCCTCTATAGCGATTTTCGCAACGAAACCCGGCGCAACCGCGAGGCTATGATCCAGGCCTATCAGGAACTGCTCGCCGAGAACGGCCCCTTTGCCCTTTACCGGCCTAATGCGTATCTGTGGCACGCCACCCGTGCTTACTACGACATGCCACTCGGCGATAGTGGCTACATCTACACATCCACAAGCGTGCCATTTCTGCCAATCGTTCTGGCCGGCTATATACCCTATTACGGGCCGGCACTCAATTTTTCGGCCAATGTCGAAGAAGATCTGCTGCGTCACGCCGACTATGGCGCATATCCATCATTCTTCCTGACCCACGAGCCAACCGCAGCCATGTTGAAAACCAACTCAAACTGGCTCTACACCTCGGCATACGCGCAATGGCGTGATGAAATTGAAAAGGCGTATACCTGGTTAGCAAAGCTGTTAGGACCGGTACAGGGTTCATCCATTGTGGCCCGTTCAGCACCCTTCCCTGGCGTCTCGATCACCGATTATGCGAATGGGAAACGCATCATCGTAAACTACACGACTCGCCAGATAACCCTGGCCGGTACGACGATCCCACCCCGTGATGCGGTACTTATCGAACGACCGTGA
- a CDS encoding carbohydrate ABC transporter permease → MAKSGLRLRFRLRENMQGYRFIMPWLVGFILFTATPLIQTFQYSLSDVRVAITGVELTAIGWQNYTRALFTDPTFVQLLIEYIIETSISVPIILIFAMIIALFLNVPFWGRGLFRTIFFLPVVITSGPVIGELTAQGATAAPQIATSAVVTGFVAQLPPLLRDPVQYLLTSFILILWFSGVQILIYLAGLQKIDRFVYEAAAVDGASAWEMFWKITLPSLSTTTLINALYTVVTLSHFSENKVVKYIHSRIYDVEGGIGYASAMTFLHSLALIGLLIATFLVLRPRTRD, encoded by the coding sequence ATGGCAAAGAGTGGCTTGAGACTACGCTTTCGTCTGCGTGAAAATATGCAGGGTTATCGATTCATCATGCCCTGGCTGGTGGGATTTATCCTCTTCACGGCCACACCGCTGATACAGACATTTCAGTATAGCCTGAGCGATGTCCGAGTCGCGATTACAGGTGTTGAGCTAACCGCAATTGGCTGGCAAAACTACACCCGTGCGCTCTTTACTGATCCAACGTTTGTGCAGCTTCTGATCGAATATATTATTGAGACCAGTATTTCAGTACCGATTATTTTGATCTTTGCTATGATTATTGCCCTGTTTTTAAATGTCCCATTCTGGGGCCGCGGTCTTTTTCGCACAATCTTCTTTTTGCCGGTCGTCATTACCAGTGGCCCCGTTATCGGCGAACTGACCGCACAAGGAGCCACCGCCGCACCACAGATTGCTACTTCTGCGGTAGTAACCGGGTTTGTTGCTCAATTACCACCGTTACTGCGCGATCCGGTACAATATTTGCTCACATCTTTTATTCTCATTTTATGGTTTTCCGGTGTGCAGATTCTGATCTATCTGGCCGGTTTGCAGAAAATAGACCGTTTTGTCTACGAAGCAGCCGCTGTCGATGGAGCATCAGCCTGGGAGATGTTCTGGAAGATCACGCTACCGTCGTTATCCACGACAACCCTGATAAATGCACTCTATACCGTGGTGACACTCTCCCATTTTTCAGAAAATAAAGTTGTCAAATACATCCATTCACGCATTTATGATGTTGAAGGCGGGATCGGCTATGCCAGTGCAATGACCTTTCTTCATTCGCTGGCCCTGATCGGACTGTTGATCGCGACATTTCTGGTTCTCCGTCCGCGTACCCGGGATTAA
- a CDS encoding carbohydrate ABC transporter permease yields MPRLRFDYLWRILWGVHNRPGIVPVSLLYAVLTAIGFVYLYPLLFMAITSFKSPEDLLNPMVQWVPTQLYLGNYIKAWRVLDYLEALRATILVSIAPTTLQVVVCALIGYGLARYRLWGKSLLFVLIFATFVIPPQNTVIPQMLNYRYLNLLGNGLALLIPAALGQGFKSAIFILIFYQNFLSLPKALEEAARLDGASDLGIFWRIALPGATPAFIVSFVFSVVWYWNETYLTTVFLEGGIQTLPMQLAKFTQAYENLYPSGMVNMFDRLNEAVKMSGTFLTILPLLILYFILQRWFVESIERSGLAGE; encoded by the coding sequence ATGCCACGGCTCCGCTTTGACTATCTATGGCGGATTTTGTGGGGAGTCCACAACCGGCCCGGCATCGTTCCGGTAAGCCTGTTGTACGCTGTTTTAACGGCAATCGGCTTTGTGTACCTCTACCCATTGCTGTTCATGGCGATTACCAGCTTCAAGAGTCCAGAGGATTTGTTGAATCCGATGGTGCAATGGGTACCGACACAGCTCTACCTGGGAAACTACATCAAGGCATGGCGCGTGCTCGATTACCTGGAAGCCTTGCGGGCGACCATTCTCGTCAGTATTGCGCCGACTACCCTCCAGGTCGTTGTCTGTGCGCTGATCGGCTACGGACTGGCCCGCTACCGGTTGTGGGGAAAATCGCTCCTCTTCGTGCTGATTTTTGCAACATTTGTGATCCCACCCCAGAACACCGTCATTCCCCAAATGCTTAATTATCGGTATCTGAACCTGTTGGGGAATGGTCTGGCTCTGCTGATTCCGGCAGCACTGGGCCAGGGCTTCAAGAGCGCAATCTTCATTCTCATCTTCTACCAGAACTTTCTCTCATTACCAAAGGCACTTGAAGAGGCAGCCCGTCTTGATGGTGCATCGGATCTCGGTATCTTCTGGCGGATTGCCCTTCCCGGCGCAACCCCGGCATTTATTGTCTCGTTCGTCTTTTCGGTGGTCTGGTACTGGAACGAGACCTACCTGACCACCGTGTTTCTGGAAGGAGGGATTCAGACACTCCCAATGCAGCTCGCCAAATTTACCCAGGCGTATGAAAACCTCTATCCATCGGGCATGGTTAATATGTTCGACCGCCTTAATGAAGCAGTCAAAATGAGTGGTACATTTCTGACCATTTTGCCACTGCTGATTCTGTACTTTATCTTGCAACGTTGGTTTGTCGAATCGATTGAACGATCAGGACTGGCCGGTGAATAA